CTTCTGTCTCGATTCTTTCAGCATGAGCTGGGAAAGCCTGAGTTCTTCGTTCTGGATCTCGAGTTCTATCTGATGAGTCTGAAGTTGATAGATCAATCGCTGAATTCCTTCATCTGAAAACGCTTCAGGCTTAATCTTGCCGAACTTTTTTCTCACCAGCGCCTCGGCCTTCTTACGGAGTGTATCCAGTTTATTTTTAGTGTCGTGTACCGGAGATTTTGCTCTGCGTGACTTTGGATCGTTTGCGCTCATAAGTTTGTTAATCCTCCAGGCTTCTTCTTCCCCCAAGAGGATGGTTTTCATTCCTACTTGTCTTCCTATACCCGGCGCGTGACAACGTGGAGGAACTTCCTCCCTCCTATCCCTAAGACTTTGCCCTCAAAGTTAACTGTAACGACCTCGCCTTCCGGTCTTTGAAATTGCAGTTTCCTTGAAGAGACACTTCCCTTCTCTCTCGTGGACGCGATAATCTTCTTGGTCTCTTCCTTTTTTGCGTGAGGGCTCAAGAACCATATCTTCATCTTCTTGAGCTGATCGGCTTTCCTCCCTGTCTGTTTTTCGAATTCGATGTTGCACTCAGAAACCAGTCCATACTCATCGATGAGCGCGACGCCGTCCCGCGTAGAATGGCACATGATCTGGTACTTTTCCTCCGCTTCCTTTGCGTGTTCAATGGTCCTTTTCCTCTCAGAAATATCAATGAAGGTCATCACAACGCCGTCTATGACATTGTCGACCGTTCTGTAGGGGATAATCCTCATCTCATACCAAAGACCCTTTCTCGAACGCACCTCCTTCTGCTTAGAGGCAAGATTCTTCAGGACCTCCCTTGAGTCAATGACAAGGTTTTCATCCTCAAAGAGCGTGGTGATCTGATCTATAGGCCGTCCTACATCGGATTGTATGAGGTTCACCAATTTAGTTGCGGCTGGTGTAAAGCGTTTCACGTTGAGGCCATTGTCAAGAAAGATGACCGCTATGTCTGTGCTCGCCAGGAGGTTATTGAGGTCGTTGTTCGTATGAGAGAGCTCTTCGATCTTCGACTGCAGCTCTGCATTCACCGTGACCAGTTCCTCGTTTATGGACTGAATTTCTTCCTTCGAGGTCTCGAGTTCCTCGTTCGTGCTTTGGAGCTCTTCATTGGATGCCTGTAGCTCCTCGTTCATAGACTGCAGCTCCTCATTGCCTGACTGTTGTTCCTCTATCGTATGCTGGAGGTAGTCCTTGGCGGTGGCAAGCTCCTTTTCGAGATTCTTTATGCGGCCCATCTCGCCTTTCTTAATCGACCGCACAGCCCTTTCCCGTTGATCAGGCGTAGAAGCTTCCCTGAAGACTATCAGCAAAAAGCCCCTCAACTGCTCAGGCTTGATCAATGGTTTGACTTCAAGGTCGATATAACGGACCGTTGAGTCGATCTTGACCTGTACCCCTTCGCGTACAATAGCTTTCTTCTGTACGGTCGCCTTTCTTATCGCCCTGCCAAGCTCATATTCGAGCCCCTCACGGGCCATATCGAGAACGTTCATCCGCGCTTCCCCGGGGGCGGGTTCGAGATAATTCCCAGTCTTCCCATGTATGTAAAGGATAGTGTTCTTTTCATTCACAATAACACAAGGCGGAGTATAGTCCTCGAGGAGAAGCCGTTTTGCCACTTGGTCTATTATGATCGGCTCATCTGATTGTCTACCGACGCCTGTCCTCTGGGCTTCTGTGATACCCTGCAGAGGAGGCAGTGCAGGAAACTCTATATGCTCAAGACGTGCCAGCGGCGCTTTTTTCCGCCTGAACATCTTCCACTTCTTCTCGAGACTTGAAAATAGATCTCCGGCCTCCCCAGCGGTCTCGGAGGTGCCGAGAAACAATATGCCATCAGTCAATAGGGCAAAGTGGAAGAGGGGCAAAAGCTTTTTCTGGATTTGAGGATTCAGATATATCAAAAGGTTCCTGCAGCTTATAAGGTCGAGCCTCGTAAAAGGAGGGTCCTTGATCACATCCTGGACCGCGAACACCGCCATCTCCCTTATATCTTTCTTTATCTGGTAAGTGTTGTCGCCTTTTGAGAAAAACCTCCTTATGCGCTCTGGCGAGACATCCGAGGCAATACTGTCGGGATAAATGCCCGAGCGCGCTTTTTCAATCGCACCCGTATCTATGTCGGTGGCGAAGATCTGGATATTAAACGGCTTTTTAATCTTCTCCATGTATTCTTTCAGTGTAATGGCAATGGAATATGCCTCCTCACCTGTCGAACATCCGGGGACCCATACCCTAAGGTTTTCACCGGGCCGCTTTCTCGAGAAAAGATGGGGTACGATCTTTTTCCTCAATGTCTCGAAGGCCCCAGGGTCCCTGAAGAAGCTCGTCACACCAATCAGGAGTTCCTTAAAGAGCAACTCGACCTCAATCGAGTTTCTCTGAAGAAAGATGATATACTGCGCCACTTCTGATATGTGGTTTATGTTCATCCGCCTTTCTACCCTGCGGATGATTGTCGTCTCCTTGTAATAGGAAAAATCACGCCCCGTCTGGCTCCTTATGAGAAGAAGTATCTTATGGAGATTTTCAGAGATCTTGTTCATCAGGACATCCCGTTTTGCCGTTGCCACGACATACGGGTGTCTTACGTACTTCAAAAGCTGCTCGGGCATCTTCTCCGGCGCTAAAACATAGTCTGAAAGCCCTGATTCTATCGCGCTCCTGGGCATGCCATCGTATTTTGCGCTTTCAGGTATCTGCACCATCACCATTCCGCCTTCGCCTTTTACGTCCTTAAGACCGAGGGTGCCGTCCGTCCCGGCACCTGAGAGGACGATGGCCACTGCTTTTTCGTTTTGGTCTTTAGCGAGAGAGCGAAAGAAGAAATCTATGGGATGCCTCATGCCCCTTATGATCTGCGGCTCCAGAAGCTGGAGCGAGCCGCTCATTATCGCCATGTCTTTTCCCGGAGGAATGATATACACACGGTTCCTCTTTAGCACCATGTTGTCTTCTGCCTGGAAAACTTTCATCGTAGTATATCGTGTGAGGAGGTCGCTCATGATACTCGGATGTGTCGGGTCGAGGTGGGTCACGATCACTATGGCCACGTCACTGTCGACAGGCATGTGGGTCAGGAAGGCTTCCACCGCTTCAAGCCCGCCTCCAGAAGCCCCGACACCCACTACACAGATCGGCTTGCCGTTAGTCTCTACCGCCGCCTTGAAGTCGGGCTTTGCCGTGCGACTGGTCCGTTTTGCGGCGGAGGACGTTTTCACGCTCTCGGAGGCAGGTATTATCTTCGTTGCAGTCTTGACCTGTTTTTTTCCTTTTCTTTGCTTCGCCATAGTGATTCCCTCCTTCTCGCGTCTAGGATCAGCTTCAAATGCCTAGAAATAACCAAATGGCCTATTTTCTAATTGTATCGTATAGTCGTGAATTATGCCATAGAACGGTATGCGTGTCCTGGGCAACACCCAAAGGAGCTGACAAGGGTAGGTTCCACAGCTGGGGTCATCCTTCCGGATATTTAATTGGATGTCTCCCTTTATCGGAAACGCTCTGGTAGTTCCAGAAGAAATCTACCCACCTTTTTTCTATTTCATCAGTAATATCATTCGTCGGCTATGCAAAGCGACGTGCTGGTGGTACACTGGTTGTAAAATGAAGGACTCGTATGCACTGGCGCATTGTTGAACAAGGAATGGAGTTTGGATGGCTGTTCATGGGCATAAAGCATTGTCACAAGCGCTCCATTTTTGGCGAGATCCATCGCACCGACTGCCTGAACTATGGTGAGTACCGTCTGAAGAGGCATTCCTGATCGATTTTTCGTCTTTGTTTTCGATACCTTATACCCGGACATGATGAGGAGATCAAAGAGGAAAGGCGGGTGGGATCTCTAGGTT
This window of the Thermodesulfovibrionales bacterium genome carries:
- a CDS encoding chemotaxis protein CheB codes for the protein MAKQRKGKKQVKTATKIIPASESVKTSSAAKRTSRTAKPDFKAAVETNGKPICVVGVGASGGGLEAVEAFLTHMPVDSDVAIVIVTHLDPTHPSIMSDLLTRYTTMKVFQAEDNMVLKRNRVYIIPPGKDMAIMSGSLQLLEPQIIRGMRHPIDFFFRSLAKDQNEKAVAIVLSGAGTDGTLGLKDVKGEGGMVMVQIPESAKYDGMPRSAIESGLSDYVLAPEKMPEQLLKYVRHPYVVATAKRDVLMNKISENLHKILLLIRSQTGRDFSYYKETTIIRRVERRMNINHISEVAQYIIFLQRNSIEVELLFKELLIGVTSFFRDPGAFETLRKKIVPHLFSRKRPGENLRVWVPGCSTGEEAYSIAITLKEYMEKIKKPFNIQIFATDIDTGAIEKARSGIYPDSIASDVSPERIRRFFSKGDNTYQIKKDIREMAVFAVQDVIKDPPFTRLDLISCRNLLIYLNPQIQKKLLPLFHFALLTDGILFLGTSETAGEAGDLFSSLEKKWKMFRRKKAPLARLEHIEFPALPPLQGITEAQRTGVGRQSDEPIIIDQVAKRLLLEDYTPPCVIVNEKNTILYIHGKTGNYLEPAPGEARMNVLDMAREGLEYELGRAIRKATVQKKAIVREGVQVKIDSTVRYIDLEVKPLIKPEQLRGFLLIVFREASTPDQRERAVRSIKKGEMGRIKNLEKELATAKDYLQHTIEEQQSGNEELQSMNEELQASNEELQSTNEELETSKEEIQSINEELVTVNAELQSKIEELSHTNNDLNNLLASTDIAVIFLDNGLNVKRFTPAATKLVNLIQSDVGRPIDQITTLFEDENLVIDSREVLKNLASKQKEVRSRKGLWYEMRIIPYRTVDNVIDGVVMTFIDISERKRTIEHAKEAEEKYQIMCHSTRDGVALIDEYGLVSECNIEFEKQTGRKADQLKKMKIWFLSPHAKKEETKKIIASTREKGSVSSRKLQFQRPEGEVVTVNFEGKVLGIGGRKFLHVVTRRV